Proteins encoded together in one bacterium window:
- a CDS encoding NADH-quinone oxidoreductase subunit I, whose translation MRDYIYNFWQGLYTILVGMKVTFRHLFIPAVTIQYPSVKPQLPERERNRLYVNMDDCIGCDQCARACPVNCIEIETVKSIPGEDLGTTSNGKKKALWVTTFNIDFAKCCYCQLCVFPCPTECIYMTDVYEFSEFQRENLVFDFVTLTPQERIQKKKNFEEMQAKKEAEKIAAAKKAAEEKAAAQANKPTEPKPDNKEENKQ comes from the coding sequence CTGGCAAGGTTTGTATACTATTCTGGTAGGAATGAAAGTAACGTTCAGACATTTATTCATACCTGCAGTTACTATTCAGTATCCTTCGGTAAAACCTCAGTTGCCTGAAAGAGAAAGAAACAGACTTTATGTTAATATGGATGACTGCATCGGATGTGATCAATGTGCTCGCGCTTGTCCAGTTAATTGTATTGAAATTGAAACAGTCAAATCAATTCCAGGTGAAGATCTTGGAACGACTTCAAATGGAAAAAAGAAAGCACTTTGGGTTACAACATTCAACATCGATTTTGCTAAATGCTGTTATTGTCAATTGTGTGTATTTCCCTGCCCTACTGAGTGTATTTACATGACAGATGTATATGAATTTTCTGAATTCCAGAGAGAGAACCTGGTTTTTGATTTTGTAACTCTTACTCCACAGGAAAGAATTCAAAAGAAAAAGAACTTCGAAGAGATGCAGGCGAAGAAAGAAGCTGAGAAAATTGCAGCAGCAAAAAAAGCAGCTGAGGAAAAAGCTGCGGCACAAGCAAATAAGCCAACTGAGCCAAAGCCTGATAATAAAGAAGAAAATAAACAATGA